Proteins from one Escherichia coli genomic window:
- the phnO gene encoding aminoalkylphosphonate N-acetyltransferase → MPACELRPATQYDTDAVYALICELKQAEFDHHAFRVGFNANLRDPNMRYHLALLDGEVVGMIGLHLQFHLHHVNWIGEIQELVVMPQARGLNVGSKLLAWAEEEARQAGAEMTELSTNVKRHDAHRFYLREGYEQSHFRFTKAL, encoded by the coding sequence ATGCCTGCTTGTGAGCTTCGCCCGGCCACGCAGTATGACACCGACGCGGTTTACGCGCTGATATGTGAGCTAAAACAGGCGGAGTTTGACCATCACGCGTTTCGCGTGGGGTTTAACGCCAATCTGCGCGACCCGAACATGCGCTACCATCTGGCGCTGCTGGATGGCGAAGTTGTCGGCATGATCGGCCTGCATTTGCAGTTTCATCTGCATCATGTCAACTGGATCGGCGAAATTCAGGAACTGGTGGTGATGCCGCAGGCGCGCGGTCTGAACGTCGGCAGTAAATTACTGGCATGGGCCGAAGAAGAAGCCCGACAGGCCGGGGCCGAAATGACCGAGCTTTCCACCAACGTCAAGCGCCACGACGCGCACCGTTTCTATCTGCGCGAAGGCTACGAGCAGAGCCACTTCCGCTTCACCAAGGCGCTGTAA
- the phnN gene encoding ribose 1,5-bisphosphokinase, whose protein sequence is MTGKLIWLMGASGSGKDSLLTELRQREQTQLLVAHRYITRAASAGSENHIALSEQEFFTRAGQNLLALSWHANGLYYGIGVEIDLWLHAGFDVVVNGSRAHLPQARARYQSALLPVCLQVSPEILRQRLENRGRENASEINARLARAARYTPQDCHTLNNDGSLRQSVDTLLTLIHSKEKHHACL, encoded by the coding sequence ATGACGGGAAAACTGATTTGGTTAATGGGGGCCTCTGGCTCCGGAAAAGACAGTCTGTTGACGGAACTCCGCCAGCGGGAACAAACTCAGCTACTGGTAGCGCATCGCTACATCACGCGCGCCGCCAGCGCCGGAAGTGAAAACCATATCGCCCTGAGCGAGCAGGAGTTTTTTACCCGCGCGGGGCAGAACCTTCTGGCCTTAAGCTGGCACGCCAACGGCCTGTATTATGGCATCGGCGTCGAGATTGACCTCTGGCTGCACGCTGGATTTGACGTGGTGGTCAACGGCTCACGCGCCCATCTACCGCAGGCGCGGGCGCGCTATCAATCGGCGCTGCTGCCCGTTTGTTTACAGGTTTCGCCGGAGATCCTGCGCCAGCGCCTGGAAAACCGTGGCCGTGAAAACGCCAGTGAAATTAACGCCCGCCTGGCGCGCGCCGCCCGCTATACTCCTCAGGATTGCCATACGCTCAACAATGACGGCAGCCTGCGCCAGTCGGTCGACACGCTGCTGACGCTGATCCATTCGAAGGAGAAACACCATGCCTGCTTGTGA
- the yjcS gene encoding alkyl sulfatase YjcS, translating to MNNSRLFRLSRIVIALTAASGMMVNTAHATDEAKAATQYTQQVNQHYAKSLPFSDRQDFDDAQRGFIAPLLDEGILRDANGKVYYRADDYKFDINAAAPETVNPSLWRQSQINGISGLFKVTDKMYQVRGQDISNITFVEGEKGIIVIDPLVTPPAAKAALDLYYQHRPQKPIVAVIYTHSHTDHYGGVKGIISEADVKSGKVQVIAPAGFMDEAISENVLAGNIMSRRALYSYGLLLPHNAQGNVGNGLGVTLATGDPSIIAPTKTIVRTGEKMVIDGLEFDFLMTPGSEAPAEMHFYIPALKALCTAENATHTLHNFYTLRGAKTRDTSKWTEYLNETLDMWGNDAEVLFMPHTWPVWGNKHINDYIGKYRDTIKYIHDQTLHLANQGYTMNEIGDMIKLPPALANNWASRGYYGSVSHNARAVYNFYLGYYDGNPANLHPYGQVEMGKRYVKALGGSARVINLAQEANKQGDYRWSAELLKQVIAANPGDQVAKNLQANNFEQLGYQAESATWRGFYLTGAKELREGVHKFSHGTTGSPDTLRGMSVEMLFDFMAVRLDSEKAAGKNISLNFNMSNGDNLNLTLNDSVLNYRKTLQPEANASFYISREDLHAVLTGQAKMADLVKAKKAKIIGNGAKLEEIIACLDNFDLWVNIVTPN from the coding sequence ATGAATAACTCTCGGTTATTCCGTTTGAGCAGGATTGTTATTGCGTTAACTGCCGCCAGCGGCATGATGGTAAATACCGCTCACGCAACAGATGAAGCGAAAGCCGCGACTCAATATACCCAGCAGGTTAATCAGCATTACGCAAAATCATTACCGTTTAGCGATCGTCAGGACTTTGACGATGCCCAGCGTGGATTTATCGCCCCGCTGCTGGATGAAGGTATTCTGCGCGATGCGAATGGCAAAGTTTACTACCGCGCGGATGATTACAAATTTGATATTAATGCCGCTGCACCGGAAACCGTAAACCCCAGCCTGTGGCGTCAGTCGCAAATCAACGGCATTTCTGGCCTGTTCAAAGTCACCGATAAAATGTATCAGGTGCGCGGCCAGGATATCTCTAACATTACATTCGTTGAGGGCGAGAAAGGCATTATTGTTATCGACCCGCTGGTAACGCCGCCTGCCGCAAAAGCCGCACTTGACCTCTATTATCAACATCGTCCACAAAAACCGATTGTTGCTGTTATTTATACTCACAGCCACACCGACCACTATGGCGGCGTGAAAGGCATTATCTCTGAAGCGGATGTTAAATCTGGCAAAGTGCAGGTGATCGCTCCGGCAGGCTTTATGGACGAAGCCATCAGCGAAAACGTGCTGGCGGGTAACATCATGAGCCGCCGTGCGCTCTACTCTTACGGTCTGTTACTGCCGCACAACGCGCAAGGCAACGTGGGCAACGGCCTGGGCGTGACGCTGGCAACGGGCGACCCGAGCATTATTGCGCCAACCAAAACGATTGTCAGAACTGGCGAGAAGATGGTTATCGACGGTCTGGAGTTTGACTTTCTGATGACTCCGGGTAGCGAAGCGCCAGCCGAAATGCACTTCTATATTCCGGCCCTGAAAGCCCTGTGTACCGCCGAAAACGCCACGCATACCCTGCACAACTTCTACACCCTGCGCGGCGCGAAAACCCGCGATACCAGCAAGTGGACAGAGTATCTGAACGAAACGCTGGATATGTGGGGTAACGACGCGGAAGTACTGTTTATGCCGCACACCTGGCCGGTCTGGGGCAATAAGCATATCAATGATTATATTGGTAAATATCGCGATACTATCAAATACATTCACGACCAGACCCTGCACCTGGCGAACCAGGGTTACACCATGAATGAAATCGGCGACATGATTAAGCTGCCACCTGCGCTTGCCAATAACTGGGCCAGCCGCGGCTATTACGGTTCTGTTAGCCACAACGCCCGTGCAGTATATAACTTCTATCTCGGCTATTATGACGGCAATCCAGCTAACCTACATCCGTACGGTCAGGTGGAGATGGGCAAACGTTACGTGAAAGCGCTGGGCGGTTCCGCCCGTGTCATCAACCTGGCGCAAGAAGCGAACAAGCAAGGGGATTACCGCTGGTCAGCAGAGTTGCTGAAACAGGTGATTGCTGCCAATCCGGGTGACCAGGTGGCGAAGAATCTGCAAGCGAATAACTTTGAGCAGTTGGGTTATCAGGCCGAGTCCGCCACCTGGCGCGGTTTCTACCTGACCGGCGCGAAAGAACTGCGCGAAGGGGTGCATAAGTTCAGCCACGGCACCACCGGTTCTCCGGACACCCTTCGCGGGATGTCGGTCGAAATGCTGTTCGACTTTATGGCCGTTCGTCTCGACAGCGAAAAAGCCGCAGGTAAGAATATCAGCCTGAACTTCAATATGAGTAACGGCGATAACCTCAACCTGACGCTGAACGATAGCGTGCTTAACTATCGTAAAACGCTACAACCTGAAGCCAACGCCTCTTTCTATATCAGCCGTGAAGATCTTCACGCCGTGCTGACCGGACAAGCCAAAATGGCGGATCTGGTAAAAGCGAAGAAAGCCAAAATTATTGGCAATGGCGCGAAACTGGAAGAAATTATTGCCTGTCTGGATAATTTCGATTTGTGGGTGAATATCGTAACCCCAAATTAA
- the yjdP gene encoding DDRRRQL repeat protein YjdP, translated as MKRFPLFLLFTLLTLSTVPAQADIIDDTIGNIQQAINDAYNPDRGRDYEDSRDDGWQREVNDDRRRQYDDRRRQFEDRRRQFEDRRRQLDDRQRQLDQERRQLEDEERRMEDEYGR; from the coding sequence ATGAAACGTTTTCCGCTATTTCTTTTATTCACCCTGCTCACGCTGTCCACCGTTCCGGCCCAGGCCGATATTATCGACGACACCATTGGCAATATTCAGCAGGCGATTAACGATGCTTATAACCCTGACCGTGGGCGAGACTATGAAGATTCGCGCGACGACGGCTGGCAGCGTGAAGTGAACGACGATCGGCGCAGACAATATGACGATCGCCGCCGCCAGTTTGAAGATCGCCGCCGCCAGTTTGAAGATCGCCGCAGGCAGCTGGACGATCGCCAGCGCCAGCTGGATCAGGAGCGTCGGCAGCTAGAAGATGAAGAGCGGAGAATGGAAGATGAGTATGGGCGGTGA
- the mdtN gene encoding multidrug efflux transporter periplasmic adaptor subunit MdtN codes for MESTPKKAPRSKFPALLVVALALVALVFVIWRVDSAPSTNDAYASADTIDVVPEVSGRIVELAVTDNQAVKQGDLLFRIDPRPYEANLAKAEASLTALDKQIMLTQRSVDAQQFGADSVNATVEKARAAAKQASDTLRRTEPLLKEGFVSAEDVDRARTAQRAAEADLNAVLLQAQSAASAVSGVDALVAQRAAVEADIALTKLHLEMATVRAPFDGRVISLKTSVGQFASAMRPIFTLIDTRHWYVIANFRETDLKNIRSGTPATIRLMSDSGKTFAGKVDSIGYGVLPDDGGLVLGGLPKVSRSINWVRVAQRFPVKIMVEKPDPEMFRIGASAVANLEPQ; via the coding sequence ATGGAAAGTACGCCGAAAAAAGCTCCTCGCAGTAAATTCCCTGCTCTGTTAGTGGTTGCGTTGGCGCTGGTTGCCCTTGTTTTCGTTATCTGGCGCGTAGACAGTGCGCCATCAACTAATGACGCCTACGCGTCAGCAGATACCATTGATGTGGTGCCGGAAGTCAGCGGTCGCATTGTAGAACTGGCGGTCACCGACAACCAGGCGGTGAAACAGGGCGATTTGCTGTTCCGCATCGACCCGCGCCCGTACGAAGCCAATCTGGCGAAAGCCGAAGCCTCCCTCACGGCGCTGGATAAGCAAATTATGCTCACCCAGCGTAGCGTTGACGCACAACAGTTTGGTGCCGACTCGGTTAATGCCACGGTAGAAAAAGCCCGTGCCGCCGCGAAACAGGCCAGTGATACATTACGCCGCACCGAGCCATTACTGAAAGAAGGTTTCGTCTCAGCGGAAGACGTTGACCGTGCAAGAACGGCGCAGCGCGCCGCAGAAGCCGATCTTAACGCCGTATTGTTGCAGGCGCAGTCAGCCGCCAGCGCCGTCAGCGGCGTGGATGCGCTGGTGGCGCAACGTGCGGCAGTGGAAGCGGATATTGCGTTGACGAAACTGCATCTGGAAATGGCGACCGTTCGCGCGCCGTTTGATGGCCGGGTCATTTCCCTCAAAACCTCCGTCGGGCAATTTGCTTCTGCCATGCGCCCTATTTTCACCCTAATCGACACTCGTCACTGGTACGTGATCGCCAACTTCCGCGAAACTGATCTGAAAAATATTCGCTCAGGTACACCCGCAACCATTCGCCTGATGAGCGACAGCGGCAAAACCTTCGCAGGTAAAGTGGATTCGATTGGCTACGGCGTGCTACCGGATGACGGCGGCCTGGTGCTGGGCGGCCTGCCGAAAGTGTCTCGTTCTATTAACTGGGTCCGCGTTGCCCAGCGTTTTCCGGTCAAAATCATGGTTGAAAAACCTGACCCGGAAATGTTCCGCATCGGCGCTTCGGCAGTCGCTAATCTTGAGCCGCAATAA
- the phnK gene encoding phosphonate C-P lyase system protein PhnK, protein MNQPLLSVNNLTHLYAPGKGFSDVSFDLWPGEVLGIVGESGSGKTTLLKSISARLTPQQGEIHYENRSLYGMSEADRRRLLRTEWGVVHQHPLDGLRRQVSAGGNIGERLMATGARHYGDIRATAQKWLEEVEIPANRIDDLPTTFSGGMQQRLQIARNLVTHPKLVFMDEPTGGLDVSVQARLLDLLRGLVVELNLAVVIVTHDLGVARLLADRLLVMKQGQVVESGLTDRVLDDPHHPYTQLLVSSVLQN, encoded by the coding sequence ATGAATCAACCGTTACTTTCGGTCAATAACCTGACCCACCTTTACGCGCCGGGCAAAGGCTTCAGCGATGTCTCTTTTGATTTATGGCCGGGGGAAGTGCTGGGCATTGTCGGGGAATCCGGTTCCGGGAAGACCACGCTGCTGAAATCAATCTCCGCCCGTCTGACGCCGCAACAGGGGGAGATTCACTATGAAAACCGTTCCCTCTATGGCATGAGCGAGGCCGACCGCCGTCGCCTGCTGCGCACCGAATGGGGCGTGGTGCATCAGCATCCGCTCGACGGCCTGCGCCGTCAGGTGTCAGCAGGCGGCAATATCGGCGAACGGCTGATGGCGACCGGGGCGCGTCATTACGGCGACATTCGCGCTACCGCGCAGAAGTGGCTGGAAGAGGTGGAAATTCCCGCCAACCGTATCGACGATCTGCCGACCACTTTTTCCGGCGGCATGCAGCAGCGTTTGCAGATTGCCCGCAACCTGGTGACGCATCCGAAGCTGGTGTTTATGGACGAGCCAACCGGCGGGCTGGATGTGTCAGTGCAGGCACGCCTGCTCGACCTGCTGCGCGGCCTGGTGGTGGAACTGAACCTGGCGGTGGTGATTGTCACCCACGATCTGGGCGTCGCCCGCCTGCTGGCGGACCGTTTGCTGGTGATGAAACAGGGGCAAGTGGTGGAGAGTGGGTTAACCGACCGCGTACTCGACGACCCACATCATCCGTATACCCAATTGCTGGTGTCATCGGTTTTGCAGAATTGA
- the ytcA gene encoding YtcA family lipoprotein, translating to MPTVLSRMAMQLKKTAWIIPVFMVSGCSLSPAIPVIGAYYPSWFFCAIASLILTLITRRIIQRANINLAFVGIIYTALFALYAMLFWLAFF from the coding sequence ATGCCAACAGTTCTCTCTCGCATGGCGATGCAACTCAAAAAAACAGCCTGGATAATTCCCGTCTTCATGGTTTCGGGATGCTCATTATCTCCGGCAATCCCGGTGATCGGCGCTTATTATCCCAGCTGGTTTTTCTGCGCCATTGCCAGCCTTATTTTGACGCTCATCACGAGGCGAATTATTCAGCGGGCAAATATCAATCTGGCATTTGTCGGAATTATTTATACCGCCCTTTTTGCTCTCTACGCCATGCTGTTCTGGCTGGCATTTTTCTAA
- a CDS encoding RpiB/LacA/LacB family sugar-phosphate isomerase — protein sequence MQPVFLIKKRTGAMGGHVAGTAGFCVAVPAFYSWSMSEGIDKETRSSERTDYPHYASEVALAFGSRVVGLELAKMIVDAWLGAQYEGGRHQQRVEAITAIEQRKN from the coding sequence ATGCAACCGGTGTTTCTTATTAAAAAACGTACCGGAGCAATGGGCGGTCATGTCGCTGGCACCGCAGGATTCTGCGTTGCTGTGCCAGCCTTTTATTCATGGTCAATGAGTGAGGGGATTGATAAAGAAACCAGGTCGTCAGAGCGCACTGATTATCCGCATTACGCCAGTGAAGTTGCACTGGCTTTTGGTTCGCGAGTGGTTGGCCTCGAACTGGCAAAAATGATTGTGGATGCGTGGCTGGGCGCGCAGTACGAAGGCGGTCGTCATCAACAACGCGTGGAGGCGATTACGGCAATAGAGCAGCGGAAAAATTGA
- the phnL gene encoding phosphonate C-P lyase system protein PhnL, which produces MINVQNVSKTFILHQQNGVRLPVLQRASLTVNAGECVVLHGHSGSGKSTLLRSLYANYLPDEGQIQIKHGDEWIDLVTAPARKVVEIRKTTVGWVSQFLRVIPRISALEVVMQPLLDTGVPRDTCAAKAARLLTRLNVPERLWHLAPSTFSGGEQQRVNIARGFIVDYPILLLDEPTASLDAKNSAAVVELIREAKARGAAIVGIFHDEAVRNDVADRLHPMGASA; this is translated from the coding sequence ATGATTAACGTACAAAACGTCAGTAAAACCTTCATCCTGCACCAACAAAACGGCGTGCGCCTGCCTGTATTACAACGCGCCTCGCTCACCGTCAACGCGGGCGAATGCGTGGTGCTCCACGGCCATTCCGGCAGCGGGAAATCGACCCTGCTACGTTCGCTGTATGCCAACTATCTGCCCGACGAAGGGCAAATCCAGATTAAACACGGTGACGAATGGATAGACCTGGTCACCGCCCCAGCGCGCAAAGTGGTGGAAATCCGCAAAACCACCGTCGGCTGGGTGAGCCAGTTTCTGCGGGTCATCCCGCGTATTTCGGCGCTGGAAGTGGTAATGCAGCCGCTGCTCGATACCGGCGTTCCGCGTGATACCTGCGCCGCTAAAGCCGCGCGTCTGCTCACCCGCCTGAACGTGCCGGAACGCCTGTGGCACCTTGCGCCATCGACCTTCTCCGGCGGCGAACAGCAGCGCGTCAACATCGCGCGCGGCTTTATCGTCGACTACCCCATCCTGCTGCTCGATGAACCTACCGCCTCGCTGGACGCCAAAAACAGCGCCGCCGTAGTCGAACTGATCCGCGAAGCCAAAGCCCGTGGCGCAGCCATCGTCGGCATCTTCCATGACGAAGCCGTACGCAATGACGTCGCCGACCGCCTGCACCCAATGGGAGCCTCTGCATGA
- the phnJ gene encoding alpha-D-ribose 1-methylphosphonate 5-phosphate C-P-lyase PhnJ has translation MANLSGYNFAYLDEQTKRMIRRAILKAVAIPGYQVPFGGREMPMPYGWGTGGIQLTASVIGESDVLKVIDQGADDTTNAVSIRNFFKRVTGVNTTERTDDATLIQTRHRIPETPLTEDQIIIFQVPIPEPLRFIEPRETETRTMHALEEYGVMQVKLYEDIARFGHIATTYAYPVKVNGRYVMDPSPIPKFDNPKMDMMPALQLFGAGREKRIYAVPPFTRVESLDFDDHPFTVQQWDEPCAICGSTHSYLDEVVLDDAGNRMFVCSDTDYCRQQSEAKSQ, from the coding sequence ATGGCTAATCTGAGCGGCTACAACTTTGCCTACCTCGACGAGCAGACCAAACGTATGATCCGCCGCGCCATCTTAAAAGCGGTGGCAATCCCCGGCTATCAGGTGCCGTTTGGCGGGCGCGAGATGCCGATGCCATACGGCTGGGGAACCGGCGGCATACAGCTTACCGCCAGCGTGATTGGCGAAAGCGACGTGTTGAAGGTGATTGACCAGGGCGCGGATGACACCACCAACGCGGTGTCGATTCGCAACTTCTTTAAGCGCGTGACCGGGGTAAATACCACTGAACGCACGGACGATGCGACGCTTATCCAGACGCGCCACCGCATCCCCGAAACGCCGCTGACCGAAGATCAGATCATTATCTTCCAGGTGCCGATCCCGGAACCGCTGCGCTTTATCGAGCCGCGCGAAACGGAGACCCGCACCATGCACGCGCTGGAGGAGTACGGCGTGATGCAGGTGAAACTATATGAAGATATCGCCCGCTTCGGTCATATCGCCACCACCTACGCCTATCCGGTGAAGGTGAACGGACGCTACGTAATGGACCCATCGCCGATCCCGAAATTTGATAACCCGAAAATGGACATGATGCCCGCCCTGCAACTGTTCGGCGCGGGGCGCGAGAAGCGCATTTATGCGGTGCCGCCGTTTACCCGCGTGGAAAGCCTCGATTTCGACGATCACCCGTTCACCGTCCAGCAGTGGGATGAGCCCTGCGCCATCTGCGGATCGACCCACAGCTATCTCGATGAAGTGGTGCTGGATGACGCCGGAAACCGCATGTTTGTCTGCTCCGATACCGATTATTGCCGCCAACAGAGCGAGGCGAAAAGCCAATGA
- the phnM gene encoding alpha-D-ribose 1-methylphosphonate 5-triphosphate diphosphatase has product MIINNVKLVLENEVVHGSLEMQDGEIRAFAESQSRLPEAMDGEGGWLLPGLIELHTDNLDKFFTPRPKVDWPAHSAMSSHDALMVASGITTVLDAVAIGDVRDGGDRLENLEKMINAIEETQKRGVNRAEHRLHLRCELPHHTTLPLFEKLVQREPVTLVSLMDHSPGQRQFANREKYREYYQGKYSLTDAQMQQYEEEQLALAARWSQPNRETIAAMCRARQIALASHDDATHAHVAESHQLGSVIAEFPTTFEAAEASRKHGMNVLMGAPNIVRGGSHSGNVAASELAQLGLLDILSSDYYPASLLDAAFRVADDESNRFTLPQAVKLVTKNPAQALNLQDRGVIGEGKRADLVLAHRKGNHIHIDHVWRQGKRVF; this is encoded by the coding sequence ATGATTATCAATAACGTCAAACTGGTGCTGGAAAACGAAGTGGTACACGGCTCGCTGGAGATGCAGGACGGTGAAATCCGCGCCTTTGCCGAAAGCCAGAGCCGCCTGCCAGAGGCGATGGACGGCGAAGGCGGCTGGCTGCTGCCGGGGCTGATTGAGCTGCATACCGACAATCTCGATAAATTCTTCACTCCGCGCCCAAAAGTGGACTGGCCTGCCCACTCAGCGATGAGCAGCCACGACGCGCTGATGGTGGCGAGCGGCATCACCACGGTGCTGGATGCCGTGGCGATTGGTGATGTGCGCGACGGCGGCGATCGGCTGGAGAATCTGGAGAAGATGATCAACGCCATCGAAGAGACGCAGAAACGCGGCGTCAACCGCGCCGAGCACCGTCTGCACCTGCGCTGTGAACTGCCACATCACACCACGCTGCCGCTGTTTGAAAAACTGGTGCAGCGCGAGCCGGTCACGCTGGTGTCGCTGATGGACCACTCACCGGGCCAGCGCCAGTTCGCCAATCGCGAGAAGTATCGCGAATATTACCAGGGCAAATACTCGCTCACCGATGCGCAGATGCAGCAGTACGAAGAGGAACAGCTGGCGCTTGCCGCACGCTGGTCGCAGCCGAATCGCGAAACCATCGCCGCAATGTGCCGCGCGCGACAAATTGCCCTCGCCAGCCACGATGATGCCACGCACGCGCACGTTGCCGAATCCCACCAGCTTGGCAGCGTAATCGCCGAATTTCCCACCACGTTCGAAGCGGCGGAAGCTTCGCGCAAGCATGGCATGAATGTATTGATGGGCGCGCCGAATATTGTGCGCGGCGGTTCGCACTCCGGCAACGTGGCGGCCAGTGAACTGGCACAGCTTGGTCTGCTGGATATCCTCTCTTCCGACTACTACCCCGCCAGCCTGCTCGATGCGGCATTTCGCGTCGCCGATGACGAGAGCAACCGCTTTACGCTGCCGCAGGCGGTGAAGCTGGTGACTAAAAATCCGGCGCAGGCGCTTAATCTTCAGGATCGCGGGGTGATTGGCGAGGGCAAACGCGCCGACCTGGTGCTGGCGCATCGCAAGGGCAACCACATTCATATCGACCACGTCTGGCGTCAGGGGAAAAGGGTGTTCTGA
- the phnP gene encoding phosphonate metabolism protein PhnP, with amino-acid sequence MSLTLTLTGTGGAQGVPAWGCECAACARARRSPQYRRQPCSGVVKFNDAITLIDAGLHDLADRWSPGSFQQFLLTHYHMDHVQGLFPLRWGVGNSIPVYGPPDEQGCDDLFKHPGLLDFSHTVEPFVMFDLQGLQVTPLPLNHSKLTFGYLLETAHSRVAWLSDTAGLPEKTVKFLRNNQPQVMVIDCSHPPRANSPRNHCDLNTVLALNEVIRSPRVVLTHISHQLDVWLMENVLPSGFEAGFDGMEIGVE; translated from the coding sequence ATGAGCCTGACCCTCACACTTACTGGCACTGGCGGCGCACAGGGTGTTCCCGCATGGGGCTGTGAGTGCGCGGCCTGCGCCAGAGCGCGGCGCTCACCGCAGTATCGCCGCCAGCCATGCAGCGGCGTCGTGAAGTTTAACGACGCGATCACCCTGATCGACGCCGGGCTGCACGATCTCGCCGATCGCTGGTCGCCCGGATCGTTCCAGCAGTTTTTGCTGACACACTACCATATGGATCACGTGCAGGGGCTGTTTCCGCTGCGCTGGGGCGTGGGCAATTCGATCCCGGTCTACGGCCCGCCGGATGAACAGGGCTGCGACGATCTGTTTAAACATCCGGGCCTGCTTGATTTCAGCCACACGGTGGAGCCGTTTGTGATGTTTGATTTGCAGGGATTACAGGTCACGCCGCTGCCGCTCAACCATTCGAAACTCACTTTCGGCTATCTACTGGAAACGGCGCACAGCCGGGTGGCGTGGCTGTCTGACACCGCAGGCCTGCCGGAAAAAACGGTGAAATTTTTACGCAATAATCAGCCACAGGTAATGGTGATTGATTGCAGCCACCCACCGCGCGCGAATTCGCCACGCAATCACTGTGATTTAAACACCGTGCTGGCGCTGAATGAAGTTATCCGCTCGCCGCGCGTGGTTCTGACACATATCAGCCATCAGCTTGATGTGTGGCTGATGGAGAACGTACTGCCGTCAGGGTTTGAGGCGGGGTTTGATGGGATGGAGATTGGGGTGGAGTGA